A part of Desulfobacter sp. genomic DNA contains:
- a CDS encoding sigma 54-interacting transcriptional regulator, giving the protein MKKELSGYASPKALDISNEMILEALSQIDEGVLIVDEKGEIVFYNRFHGIIDGLAPEQVIGKKVTDVYDLSKEESLTFRCLARGRPISQEFISYKPNEGVVVNSINSIYPIRKNGRMVGCISLLKDYKVLKTLVAPDPPKPVKEFKKKTRYTFSHIKGGAKQHLAAITTARKSAASASAVMLCGETGTGKEMFAQSIHNAGPRREYAFVAVNCAAIPENLFEGLLFGTRKGAFTGAMDQKGLFEQANGGTLFLDEIDSMPISLQTKMLRAIQEQKIRRVGELEEIPIDIRIISSTSTPPRTILCEKGRFRKDLFYRLAVVMVKLPPLRDREDDVSLLTRHFLDRFNRRLNRRVDSVSRAVMALFYNYDWPGNVRELGHVIEGAMNLLDQADVMDIEHVAPYFRTVAPLFLDAQKQLFSPAPDAAPAPEQIEPAAPVEDPGPPELPAQKEETKDGSKGEKSDKQVIYRALKEAGGKIKTACETLGISRQLLHYRIRKYGIDSRAIASACESQELETALAACDQNLTRTAERLGISLQLLNYRLKKHGMRPLK; this is encoded by the coding sequence ATGAAAAAAGAACTCTCCGGTTATGCCAGTCCCAAAGCACTGGATATTTCCAATGAGATGATCCTTGAAGCCCTGTCACAGATCGACGAAGGGGTATTGATCGTGGATGAAAAAGGAGAAATCGTTTTTTACAACCGGTTCCACGGTATCATCGACGGCCTGGCCCCGGAGCAGGTTATAGGAAAGAAAGTAACCGATGTCTACGATCTCTCTAAGGAAGAGAGCCTGACATTCAGGTGCCTGGCCCGGGGGCGCCCCATCAGCCAGGAATTCATCAGTTACAAACCCAACGAAGGCGTGGTGGTCAACAGCATCAACAGTATTTACCCCATCCGGAAAAACGGCCGGATGGTGGGCTGCATCAGTCTGCTCAAGGATTATAAGGTACTCAAAACACTGGTGGCACCCGACCCGCCCAAACCGGTGAAGGAATTCAAAAAAAAGACCCGGTATACATTCAGCCATATAAAGGGGGGGGCAAAGCAGCATCTTGCCGCCATCACCACCGCCCGGAAATCCGCGGCATCGGCATCCGCCGTGATGCTCTGCGGCGAGACCGGCACAGGAAAGGAAATGTTCGCCCAGTCCATCCACAATGCCGGCCCCCGCCGGGAGTACGCCTTTGTTGCCGTCAACTGCGCCGCCATCCCGGAAAACCTTTTTGAAGGCCTGCTCTTCGGCACCCGGAAAGGGGCCTTTACCGGTGCCATGGACCAGAAGGGGCTCTTTGAACAGGCCAACGGAGGCACCCTGTTTCTCGATGAAATAGACTCCATGCCCATCTCCCTGCAGACCAAGATGCTCAGGGCCATCCAGGAACAGAAAATACGGCGGGTGGGAGAACTGGAAGAAATCCCCATTGATATCCGGATCATTTCCTCCACCAGCACCCCGCCCCGGACCATCCTCTGCGAAAAGGGCAGATTCAGGAAGGACCTGTTTTACAGGCTGGCCGTGGTCATGGTCAAACTGCCGCCCCTCAGGGACCGTGAAGATGATGTCAGCCTGCTCACCCGGCATTTTCTGGACCGGTTCAACCGCCGGCTCAACCGCCGTGTGGATTCGGTCTCCAGAGCGGTGATGGCCCTTTTCTACAATTACGACTGGCCCGGGAATGTCCGGGAACTGGGGCATGTCATAGAAGGGGCAATGAACCTTTTGGACCAGGCCGATGTAATGGATATCGAACATGTGGCCCCCTATTTCAGAACCGTTGCCCCCCTTTTCCTTGATGCCCAGAAGCAGCTGTTTTCCCCCGCCCCGGACGCTGCCCCGGCGCCGGAACAAATTGAGCCGGCGGCACCCGTGGAAGACCCCGGGCCCCCAGAATTGCCGGCCCAAAAGGAAGAAACAAAAGACGGCAGCAAAGGGGAAAAATCAGACAAGCAGGTCATTTACCGGGCGCTGAAGGAGGCCGGCGGAAAAATAAAAACAGCCTGCGAAACACTTGGCATTTCCCGGCAGTTGCTCCATTACCGCATCAGAAAATACGGCATCGACAGCCGCGCCATTGCATCCGCCTGCGAGTCCCAGGAACTGGAAACCGCCCTGGCCGCCTGCGACCAGAACCTGACCCGGACGGCCGAAAGGCTGGGGATCTCACTCCAGCTTCTCAATTACCGGTTGAAAAAGCACGGGATGAGGCCCCTGAAATGA
- the pruA gene encoding L-glutamate gamma-semialdehyde dehydrogenase translates to MSNGIYTIQRPENETVLPYLPGSPEKAALKEQIAAMTAAPIEIPLIINGEEIRTGNTGTCVIPHNHAHVLATYHMAGPREVELAIQSAVEAQKEWAAISWEHRLAVFLRAAELISGPWRHILNAATMLGQSKTVYEADADAACELMDFFRYNAYFTRQILEDQPGGVPGTMNRMEYRPLEGFVFAVTPFNFTAIGGNLPCSPAMAGNTVVWKPASTAIFSNYYLMQMLREAGLPGGVINFLPGPGRLVGPMVMEDRHLAGIHFTGSTATFNTLWRYVGEHLETYKNYPRIVGETGGKDFLFAHASAPAKSVAQAIIGGAFSYQGQKCSATSRGYIPESMWPALRSELETELAHVKAGDVADFTNYMGAVIDRAAFDSIAAYIDCARESENAEIIFGGNCDDTRGYFIDPTVILTTDPHFKTMEEEIFGPVVTLYLYGDEEFKDALDLCESTSDYALTGALFARDRKAIEYMESRLAYSAGNLYLNDKTTGAFVGLQPFGGGRGSGTNEKVGSKQNISRWMSPRTIKENFSPSLEWRLDLMKEA, encoded by the coding sequence ATGTCCAACGGCATCTATACCATCCAGCGTCCCGAAAACGAAACCGTATTACCCTATCTCCCCGGCAGTCCGGAAAAGGCTGCGCTCAAAGAACAGATCGCGGCCATGACAGCGGCCCCCATTGAGATTCCCCTGATCATTAACGGAGAAGAGATCCGGACCGGCAACACCGGCACCTGCGTCATCCCCCACAACCACGCCCATGTCCTGGCGACCTACCACATGGCAGGGCCAAGGGAGGTGGAACTGGCCATCCAATCGGCAGTGGAGGCCCAGAAGGAGTGGGCCGCCATCTCCTGGGAACACCGGCTGGCCGTTTTCCTCAGGGCGGCAGAACTGATTTCCGGCCCCTGGCGCCATATCCTCAACGCCGCCACCATGCTGGGACAAAGCAAAACCGTTTACGAGGCAGATGCCGATGCCGCCTGTGAACTCATGGATTTTTTCCGGTACAACGCCTATTTTACCCGGCAGATATTGGAAGACCAGCCCGGCGGTGTCCCCGGCACCATGAACCGGATGGAATACCGTCCCCTGGAAGGCTTTGTCTTTGCCGTGACCCCCTTCAACTTCACGGCCATCGGCGGCAACCTGCCCTGCTCCCCGGCCATGGCCGGCAATACCGTGGTCTGGAAACCCGCCTCAACCGCGATTTTCTCCAACTATTACCTCATGCAGATGCTCCGGGAGGCCGGCCTCCCCGGCGGGGTCATCAATTTTCTGCCCGGACCGGGCCGCCTTGTGGGGCCCATGGTCATGGAGGACCGCCATCTGGCCGGCATCCACTTCACCGGATCCACCGCCACCTTCAACACGCTCTGGAGATATGTGGGGGAACACCTGGAAACCTATAAAAACTATCCCAGAATCGTGGGGGAAACCGGGGGCAAGGACTTTCTCTTCGCCCATGCCTCGGCACCGGCCAAAAGCGTGGCCCAGGCCATCATCGGCGGCGCCTTCTCATACCAGGGACAAAAATGCTCGGCCACATCAAGGGGGTACATCCCGGAATCCATGTGGCCGGCACTCCGCAGCGAACTGGAAACGGAACTGGCCCATGTCAAGGCCGGGGACGTGGCGGACTTCACCAACTACATGGGAGCGGTCATCGACCGGGCCGCATTCGATTCCATCGCCGCCTATATCGACTGCGCCAGGGAATCAGAAAATGCAGAGATTATCTTCGGGGGAAACTGTGACGATACCAGAGGATATTTCATCGATCCCACGGTCATCCTCACCACGGATCCCCATTTCAAAACCATGGAAGAGGAGATCTTCGGCCCGGTGGTGACCCTATACCTTTATGGTGATGAGGAATTTAAAGATGCCCTGGATCTTTGTGAATCCACCTCGGACTACGCCCTCACCGGCGCCCTGTTTGCCCGGGACAGGAAAGCCATTGAATATATGGAATCCCGCCTGGCCTACTCCGCCGGCAACCTCTACCTCAATGATAAAACCACCGGCGCCTTTGTGGGGCTGCAGCCCTTTGGGGGAGGAAGGGGCTCGGGCACCAACGAAAAGGTGGGCAGCAAACAGAACATCTCAAGATGGATGAGCCCCAGGACCATAAAGGAAAATTTCAGTCCGTCGCTGGAATGGCGGCTGGATCTCATGAAAGAGGCATAA
- a CDS encoding LysR family transcriptional regulator, translating to MDLNKLNTFYTLARTKNYSKCAERLFVTQSAVSHAIKALEQSIGLALTEKRKNGFALTPEGEVLFKSCRSIFTEVDRARERLSDRQSIPEVIRLGAPVEFGINVVVRHMAPFLDAHPRLHVDFTLSHRLLSPLLEDELDLIIDCRPHNRPGLVQIPLLREDYVVVASPAYIAAHGIDSVGDLEHCNLISLDKEMGWWQNFIQALPPEPPVRFGRVTRINHIRGIIEACLASVGVGFVPRYAVAADLETGRLVPLFPHVDVLRDQIGIYYKKRVAARPSVAALTGHLQEIRF from the coding sequence ATGGACCTCAATAAACTCAATACCTTTTATACCCTGGCCCGGACAAAAAATTATTCCAAATGTGCTGAAAGGCTCTTTGTCACCCAGTCGGCGGTAAGCCATGCCATCAAGGCCCTGGAACAGAGCATCGGGCTGGCATTGACGGAGAAGCGGAAAAACGGATTCGCCCTGACCCCGGAGGGGGAGGTGCTGTTTAAAAGCTGCCGGTCTATTTTTACCGAGGTGGACAGGGCCCGGGAGCGGCTGTCGGACCGGCAGAGCATTCCCGAGGTGATCCGGCTGGGGGCGCCGGTGGAGTTCGGCATCAATGTGGTGGTCCGGCATATGGCGCCCTTTCTGGACGCACATCCACGGCTGCATGTGGATTTTACCCTGAGCCACCGCCTGCTGTCTCCCCTGCTGGAGGATGAACTGGACCTGATCATCGACTGCCGCCCCCACAACCGCCCCGGCCTGGTCCAGATCCCGCTGCTCCGGGAGGACTATGTGGTGGTGGCCTCACCGGCTTATATCGCGGCGCATGGGATTGATTCCGTGGGGGATCTTGAGCATTGCAACCTGATTTCACTGGATAAGGAGATGGGCTGGTGGCAGAATTTTATCCAGGCCCTGCCGCCGGAGCCGCCGGTACGGTTCGGCAGGGTGACCCGGATCAATCATATCCGGGGGATCATAGAGGCCTGCCTGGCATCGGTGGGGGTGGGGTTTGTGCCCAGGTATGCGGTGGCGGCGGACCTGGAAACCGGCCGGCTGGTCCCCTTGTTTCCCCATGTGGATGTCCTCAGGGACCAGATCGGTATCTATTATAAAAAACGGGTGGCGGCCCGGCCGTCTGTGGCGGCGCTGACCGGGCACCTGCAGGAGATTCGGTTCTGA
- a CDS encoding endonuclease/exonuclease/phosphatase family protein, with product MPFYTRLASKNRGDAKRRRTVERLIALRASLAKHLKESGSAGDRSKSVRICTWNLREFGGNKHGGRDYESLYYIAEILSQFDIVALQEVRQDLEEFNTLLKILGPDWDYLASDVTPGHSGNGERMVFLFNQKKAFFRHIAGELTLPGGAKIPASFGERVLLKNGCTLLLPENTDLSGEYKARTKTSGSKVKLDRDLEIKLPRGCALSLPEGCALSVQKNSLIERPKTGMAALEFPGTAIESTASQEYGVRFPGGSIDDSFKQFARSPYIVSFQAGWLKLVFCTVHIYFGDNDDPRLLEQRKAEIRALTTSLGDRARQEYEEDPENRTLMGVLGDFNIISKTHETMAALENNGFIVPKELKKIPGSNVKKDRTYDQIAFWEPDRSRGYARLDILAAGVFDFFQEVYRHSDAPVYKAEMGATRSSFDTWRTYKMSDHLPMWVELRTDFSDEYLERCGDTP from the coding sequence ATGCCGTTTTATACCAGACTGGCCTCAAAGAACCGGGGCGATGCAAAAAGAAGACGAACGGTGGAGCGCCTGATCGCATTGAGGGCCTCCCTGGCCAAACACTTAAAGGAGAGCGGGTCTGCCGGGGACCGTTCAAAATCCGTGCGCATCTGCACCTGGAACCTCCGTGAATTCGGCGGAAACAAGCATGGGGGCAGGGATTATGAATCCCTTTACTATATTGCGGAAATCCTTTCTCAGTTCGACATCGTCGCCCTGCAGGAAGTCAGGCAGGACCTGGAAGAATTCAACACCCTTTTAAAAATCCTCGGACCGGATTGGGATTACCTGGCAAGCGATGTCACCCCGGGCCATTCCGGCAACGGGGAAAGAATGGTTTTCCTTTTCAACCAGAAAAAAGCATTTTTCAGACATATTGCAGGCGAACTCACCCTGCCCGGCGGTGCAAAGATTCCGGCCTCATTCGGTGAACGGGTATTGCTTAAAAACGGCTGCACCCTTCTTCTGCCGGAAAATACAGATCTCTCGGGCGAATATAAGGCAAGGACCAAAACCAGCGGGTCAAAGGTTAAACTGGACCGGGACCTGGAAATCAAGCTCCCCCGGGGATGTGCGCTGAGCCTTCCCGAAGGATGCGCCCTCAGCGTACAAAAAAACTCCCTCATTGAACGGCCGAAAACCGGGATGGCGGCCCTTGAATTTCCTGGCACCGCCATTGAATCCACCGCCAGCCAGGAATACGGGGTCCGGTTTCCCGGGGGCTCCATAGATGATTCATTCAAACAATTTGCCAGATCCCCCTACATCGTGTCATTCCAGGCGGGATGGCTGAAACTGGTCTTCTGCACCGTCCATATCTACTTTGGGGACAACGACGACCCAAGGCTGCTTGAACAGAGAAAGGCTGAGATCAGGGCATTGACCACCTCATTGGGGGACCGTGCCAGGCAGGAATACGAAGAAGATCCGGAGAACCGCACCTTGATGGGGGTATTGGGTGATTTCAACATCATCAGCAAAACACACGAAACCATGGCGGCCCTGGAAAACAACGGATTTATTGTTCCAAAAGAGTTGAAAAAAATTCCCGGCTCCAATGTCAAAAAAGACAGGACCTATGACCAGATTGCCTTCTGGGAACCGGACCGCAGCCGCGGATATGCCAGGCTGGACATTCTTGCCGCCGGTGTGTTTGATTTCTTCCAGGAGGTGTACCGGCACTCGGATGCCCCGGTCTACAAAGCTGAAATGGGGGCAACACGCTCATCATTTGACACCTGGCGGACTTACAAGATGTCAGACCACCTGCCCATGTGGGTGGAGCTGCGGACCGATTTCAGCGACGAATACCTGGAAAGATGCGGGGACACGCCCTGA
- a CDS encoding YgeY family selenium metabolism-linked hydrolase, which yields MDQINTAVNAMEPELVTFAQELVRIQSYSGEEKEVIHHIKARMEALGYDEVKIDAMGNVLGRMGSGSHVIMFDSHVDTVRVDEESQWDHPPFGGNIVDGRLYGRGSVDMKSAAAASVYAGAAAKKLELLKDKTLYVSCTVLEEDCDGENLKHLFKEFNIRPDRMMICEPSGNKLVTGHKGKAQIKITTQGVSAHGSAPEKGVNAIYEMAQIIKRIEDTSNALLAAPDTSGTIVASDICSKSASLNAVPFECQIYLDRRLSMGENRETVEKEMTAAVAGKKADWEIGTLTRKSWTGMEIHYEPIHMPWEIDKDHPLFHSCVRAHRALFGSDPQLDYWDFSTNAVTTTAMGIPTIGFGPGEYKLAHMVNENCEVRQIIDACKFYTAVIGTLEGT from the coding sequence ATGGATCAGATAAATACCGCAGTGAATGCCATGGAGCCGGAACTCGTTACCTTTGCACAGGAACTGGTGAGGATCCAAAGCTACTCCGGAGAGGAAAAAGAGGTCATTCACCATATCAAAGCCAGGATGGAAGCCCTGGGTTACGATGAGGTGAAAATTGATGCCATGGGCAATGTGCTGGGCCGGATGGGTTCGGGCAGCCATGTCATCATGTTTGATTCCCATGTGGATACGGTGCGGGTGGACGAAGAATCCCAGTGGGACCACCCGCCCTTTGGCGGAAATATTGTTGACGGCAGGCTCTACGGCCGGGGGTCGGTGGACATGAAATCAGCGGCCGCAGCCTCCGTTTATGCCGGTGCTGCGGCCAAAAAGCTGGAGTTGCTCAAGGATAAAACCCTCTATGTCTCCTGCACCGTACTGGAAGAGGACTGCGACGGCGAAAACCTCAAGCACCTCTTTAAAGAATTCAATATCCGGCCCGACCGGATGATGATCTGCGAACCCTCGGGGAATAAACTGGTCACCGGTCACAAGGGCAAGGCCCAGATCAAGATCACAACCCAGGGGGTCTCGGCCCACGGGTCCGCCCCGGAAAAAGGGGTGAATGCCATCTATGAAATGGCCCAGATCATTAAGCGCATCGAGGATACAAGCAATGCCCTGCTGGCGGCACCGGACACCTCCGGCACCATCGTGGCATCGGATATCTGCAGTAAAAGCGCCTCCCTGAACGCCGTTCCCTTTGAATGCCAAATTTACCTGGACCGGCGGCTTTCCATGGGGGAAAACAGGGAAACCGTTGAAAAAGAGATGACGGCCGCCGTTGCCGGAAAAAAGGCTGACTGGGAGATCGGAACCCTGACCCGAAAAAGCTGGACCGGAATGGAGATTCATTACGAGCCCATCCACATGCCCTGGGAAATCGACAAGGACCATCCCCTGTTCCATTCCTGCGTCAGGGCCCACCGGGCATTGTTCGGTTCCGATCCTCAACTGGACTACTGGGACTTCAGCACCAATGCCGTCACCACCACGGCCATGGGCATCCCCACCATCGGGTTCGGCCCCGGGGAGTACAAACTGGCCCATATGGTCAACGAAAACTGCGAGGTACGCCAGATCATAGATGCCTGTAAATTCTATACCGCCGTCATCGGCACCCTGGAAGGGACCTAG
- a CDS encoding pyridoxal-phosphate dependent enzyme, producing the protein MIDLSVNQGVLEKNIAFCREKNIVLPTFAMMKDPSKAPEKIKARLQETGLWDLDSANLFRITWKNAPTAANGLFGAPNHILLPPALTGCRANIIMMTGKWFPTGAHKVGATYGCLAPSLVTGRFDPQATKAVWPSTGNYCRGGAYISALLSANAVAILPEEMSKERFEWLDKIAGEVITTPGCESNVKEIFDKCGELRASGDDLTIFNQFDELGNPLWHYTVTGSAVQEVLNHRMPGDGRFAGYVSSSGSGGTLAAGYYLKKQFPGSKLIAAEALQCPTLLNNGFGGHRIEGIGDKHVPWVHDCKETDFVVAVDDELPMRLLRLFNEEKGRQALADKGVDPDLADRLDLLGISGIANMVAAVKFAKYHELTEKDYIVSIATDSMELYGSRLAELADGLGAYNHIDARMDIQRLDDVTIDQMKELSYYDKKAIHNLKYYTWVEQQGKDAQTLNAQWYDHDEYWGATFAKADEIDALITRFNQRVGLI; encoded by the coding sequence GTGATTGACCTGAGTGTGAACCAAGGGGTGCTGGAAAAGAATATCGCATTCTGCAGGGAAAAAAATATTGTCCTGCCCACCTTTGCCATGATGAAGGACCCGTCAAAGGCGCCGGAAAAAATTAAGGCGCGGCTGCAGGAAACCGGCCTATGGGATCTGGACAGCGCCAACCTGTTCAGGATCACCTGGAAGAACGCCCCCACGGCCGCCAACGGCCTTTTCGGCGCCCCCAACCACATCCTGCTGCCCCCGGCACTCACAGGCTGCCGGGCCAATATCATCATGATGACGGGCAAATGGTTTCCCACCGGGGCCCATAAGGTCGGCGCCACCTACGGGTGCCTTGCCCCCAGCCTGGTCACGGGCCGGTTCGATCCCCAGGCCACCAAGGCGGTATGGCCGTCCACGGGCAATTACTGCAGGGGCGGGGCCTATATTTCAGCGCTTTTGTCCGCCAATGCCGTGGCCATCCTCCCCGAAGAGATGTCCAAAGAACGGTTTGAATGGCTGGACAAGATTGCCGGAGAGGTGATCACCACCCCGGGCTGCGAGTCCAATGTCAAGGAGATCTTTGACAAATGCGGGGAGCTGAGGGCCTCGGGGGACGATCTTACCATCTTCAACCAGTTTGACGAGCTGGGCAACCCCCTCTGGCACTACACCGTCACCGGCAGTGCCGTCCAGGAGGTGCTCAACCACCGGATGCCCGGGGACGGAAGGTTTGCCGGCTATGTCTCCTCGTCGGGCTCCGGCGGCACCCTGGCCGCAGGGTACTACCTGAAAAAACAATTTCCCGGCTCAAAACTCATCGCGGCCGAAGCCCTCCAATGCCCCACCCTGCTCAATAACGGATTCGGCGGCCACCGCATCGAGGGCATCGGGGACAAGCATGTGCCCTGGGTCCACGACTGCAAAGAGACCGATTTTGTGGTGGCTGTGGACGACGAACTGCCCATGCGGCTGCTCAGGCTCTTTAACGAGGAAAAGGGGCGGCAGGCCCTTGCGGACAAGGGGGTTGACCCGGACCTGGCGGACCGGCTGGACCTGCTGGGCATTTCAGGCATCGCCAATATGGTTGCGGCGGTAAAATTTGCCAAATACCATGAGTTGACGGAAAAAGACTATATTGTCTCCATTGCCACGGATTCCATGGAACTTTACGGGTCCCGGCTGGCCGAACTGGCCGACGGCCTGGGCGCCTATAACCATATCGATGCCCGCATGGACATCCAGCGCCTTGACGACGTTACCATTGACCAGATGAAAGAACTCTCATATTACGATAAAAAGGCCATCCACAATCTGAAATACTATACCTGGGTGGAGCAGCAGGGAAAAGATGCCCAGACCCTCAACGCCCAGTGGTACGACCACGACGAATACTGGGGCGCCACATTTGCCAAGGCCGATGAAATTGACGCCCTCATCACCCGGTTCAACCAGCGGGTGGGGTTAATTTAA
- a CDS encoding YkgJ family cysteine cluster protein, whose amino-acid sequence MKNNSPEAAHGSPLGKDTFNFICNDTVPCFTRCCHDADMLLYPYDIIRLKHHLGMGSEEFLVTHTVTAFRDNPNFPSVMMKMTDKEGRPCPFLSENGCTVYENRPYSCRAYPLEPALHGTGDDGFEITAFLVRHDHCKGHGRGEAWTADQWMEDQGMAMYNKYNSAWARAASLLYSQAPPGVPGADNPTINMAYMASYNMDSFRRFVFDSSFLKRFKLPKKRIKTVKKDDTALMLLGFDWILNFIGGQGPLKTKK is encoded by the coding sequence ATGAAGAACAATTCGCCTGAAGCCGCCCACGGCAGCCCCCTGGGCAAGGACACCTTTAATTTCATCTGCAATGACACCGTCCCCTGCTTCACCCGCTGCTGCCACGATGCAGACATGCTGCTCTACCCCTATGATATCATCCGCCTCAAGCACCACCTGGGCATGGGATCCGAGGAATTCCTCGTCACCCACACCGTCACCGCATTCAGGGACAATCCCAATTTTCCCTCTGTAATGATGAAAATGACCGATAAAGAGGGACGCCCCTGTCCTTTTCTGTCGGAAAACGGCTGCACCGTCTATGAAAACAGGCCCTATTCCTGCCGGGCCTACCCCCTGGAACCGGCCCTCCACGGGACCGGCGATGACGGGTTCGAAATCACAGCCTTCCTGGTTCGCCATGACCATTGCAAGGGCCATGGCAGGGGAGAGGCGTGGACGGCGGACCAATGGATGGAAGACCAGGGCATGGCAATGTATAACAAATACAACAGCGCCTGGGCACGGGCGGCGTCCCTGCTTTACAGCCAGGCCCCCCCGGGCGTCCCCGGGGCCGACAATCCCACCATAAACATGGCCTACATGGCCAGCTATAACATGGATTCCTTCCGGCGGTTTGTTTTTGACAGCAGTTTTCTCAAGCGGTTTAAACTGCCCAAAAAACGCATAAAGACCGTGAAAAAAGACGATACAGCCTTAATGCTGCTGGGATTCGACTGGATTTTAAACTTTATCGGGGGGCAGGGGCCCCTGAAGACTAAAAAATAA
- a CDS encoding amino acid ABC transporter substrate-binding protein: protein MSFLIRMICILAVIGAACTPVECRETLTLGVDDDFAPFSFSKEGRPAGIDVDIARELGRRIGVEFDIRLMPWKRLLTNLKKGQLDAGMSLFKTDERESYAIFTHPIHYSTFVLFVEKGREFNYTTVSDLYGKRIMIEAGFSVGDEFDRAVAARKIQIQEVFKSAGVFQFLIKGRYDAFVNNLEVTLYKLNNDSKLSKYASRITYLPRPVKARGGAYFVLSKQGRLKNKDALSRTIAGHLKAMEGEGLYSKITAAHLGRSD from the coding sequence ATGTCCTTTCTGATCCGGATGATATGCATCCTCGCCGTTATCGGTGCCGCCTGCACGCCGGTTGAATGTCGGGAAACCCTGACCCTTGGCGTGGATGATGATTTTGCCCCGTTTTCATTCTCAAAAGAGGGCCGGCCTGCAGGTATTGATGTGGACATCGCAAGGGAACTGGGACGGCGTATAGGAGTTGAGTTCGACATCCGCCTCATGCCCTGGAAACGCCTGCTGACCAACCTGAAAAAAGGCCAGCTGGATGCCGGCATGTCCCTTTTTAAAACCGATGAACGTGAATCCTATGCCATTTTCACCCACCCCATCCATTACAGCACCTTTGTTCTTTTTGTGGAAAAAGGCAGAGAGTTCAATTACACCACTGTCAGTGACCTTTACGGAAAAAGGATAATGATAGAAGCCGGCTTTTCGGTGGGGGATGAGTTTGACCGTGCCGTGGCCGCCAGAAAAATACAGATCCAGGAAGTCTTTAAATCCGCAGGCGTATTCCAGTTTCTTATCAAGGGCAGATATGATGCTTTTGTGAACAACCTGGAGGTCACCCTCTATAAATTGAACAACGACAGCAAGCTGAGCAAATATGCCAGCCGGATCACCTACCTCCCCCGGCCGGTCAAAGCCCGGGGCGGCGCATATTTTGTACTCTCAAAACAGGGGCGTCTGAAAAACAAGGACGCCCTGTCCCGGACCATTGCCGGCCACCTCAAGGCAATGGAAGGCGAAGGCCTTTATTCGAAAATTACGGCGGCCCACCTGGGCCGGTCCGATTGA
- a CDS encoding galactose-1-phosphate uridylyltransferase: protein MIEFKQTDLVASFLDASGRPVKRVQQVRTDPVTLTQCRITPSRALENERGTGMLHPPPNADLDETKCPFCAPNLEAMTPCLAPEISRAGRMYYRDSILFPNLFPYTEWSAVSLFDNTHHVEIGTAEPAVYRDSFINCSQYLSRVMETDTDAVYMSITQNHLPGAGGSLVHPHLQVHATRQISNRHRALADRAAAHLDRYGTCIISDLLDAEKKAGQRYIGSTGSWEWIAAFAPSGFYEIWGICVQAASLRNPDAHQVWEDLAKGVLNVQRFYRSLNRNAYNLALISVETGPVCPSLRVSLTARPSYAPWVRSDFTGFEMASGEMATFTLPESVAETAGRFWQGG, encoded by the coding sequence GTGATCGAATTTAAACAAACCGACCTTGTTGCCTCTTTTCTGGACGCATCCGGCCGACCGGTTAAGCGGGTACAGCAGGTCCGGACAGATCCGGTCACCTTGACTCAATGCAGGATCACCCCGAGCCGGGCCCTTGAAAACGAACGGGGAACCGGGATGCTGCATCCGCCGCCCAACGCAGACTTGGATGAAACAAAATGCCCCTTCTGTGCCCCGAATCTTGAGGCAATGACCCCGTGCCTTGCGCCTGAGATAAGCAGGGCCGGCCGGATGTACTACAGGGATTCCATCCTTTTTCCCAATCTGTTTCCCTACACCGAATGGTCCGCCGTCTCTCTTTTTGACAATACCCACCATGTTGAGATCGGTACGGCGGAGCCGGCGGTTTACCGGGACAGTTTCATCAATTGTTCCCAATATCTGAGCCGTGTCATGGAAACCGATACCGATGCCGTTTACATGTCCATCACCCAGAACCATCTGCCCGGCGCCGGCGGTTCCCTGGTCCATCCCCATCTCCAGGTCCATGCCACCCGGCAGATATCAAACCGCCACAGGGCCCTGGCAGACCGGGCCGCAGCGCACCTGGATAGATACGGGACCTGTATCATCTCCGATCTGCTTGATGCTGAGAAAAAGGCCGGGCAAAGGTATATCGGCAGTACCGGATCCTGGGAGTGGATTGCCGCCTTTGCCCCGTCGGGCTTCTATGAAATCTGGGGGATTTGCGTCCAGGCCGCCTCCCTGCGGAACCCTGATGCCCATCAGGTCTGGGAGGATCTGGCAAAAGGGGTGCTCAATGTTCAGAGATTTTATAGGAGCCTGAACAGAAATGCCTACAACCTTGCCCTTATCTCAGTGGAAACAGGGCCTGTTTGTCCCAGCCTCAGGGTGTCGCTGACGGCCAGGCCCAGTTATGCCCCCTGGGTGAGAAGTGATTTTACGGGATTTGAAATGGCTTCCGGCGAAATGGCCACCTTTACCCTGCCCGAATCCGTGGCCGAGACGGCCGGGCGGTTCTGGCAGGGTGGTTGA